The Trichomycterus rosablanca isolate fTriRos1 chromosome 17, fTriRos1.hap1, whole genome shotgun sequence DNA segment atagatagatagatagatagatactttattgatcctttgagGGAAATtcctttgttacagcagctcacatcaaCAAACAACttcttacatacatacaacattcactaacagtataaaaacaagATTCTAAAACAAGattctatatacatgtaaacattagtcttatggtgcatgcatagaATACAATAATgtaggtatttattataaattattatgaattattataaATTGTTGAACAGTCTGATTGCAGTTGTAAGGAAAGATTTCCTGTAGCGTACAGTCCTGCATTTGGGAGGAATCAGTCTATGACCGAAGGTGCTCTGTCGAAACACCTTCAGGGCAAGTCCTGTTCAGACCCAACTATGGAGCTGCCTTTTTTTTGATAAGTTTTTTTAATTCGGTTTGTGTCTGTTGTTCGAGCACTCTCACCCAGCAAACCACTCCCTATGTCAAAATTTTTTTTCTGGGACcccaacttcttctgatttggggttgtaaaagctAACCATTAAAatattagggtgtgtctctccgcacacaacgctaggtggctcaacactcgtcaatgtgtgggtggcaagatgcatacggcttgctgctcatgtgtcggaggggaagTGGGTTAACTtcgatctcctcagtcagggcagggatcggcagaggcagagaggaggcgtgatgcaaattgggcaattggacgtgctaaagggggagaaaagggagaaacCCTCGATTGAAGTAATAAGATAagaatttgtttttataatgtatGCTTTGTTAAGAGAATTTCAAATCTTTTTGGTTGTTCTtattaaacagaaataaatgaagCAATCAGTGGAACTTCATTGTAGATTTTGGCTGTCAATGAATATAACTGGAAGTCAAGTCAACCCGACcgtttattgatttttattttttggggcAAATTTGTTGAAAGTACATCTTTCTGATTAATGATTAGGTTAATTATTCACCTGGCTGTTTAGTTGGGAAAATGTGAAAAGTCAGTGTCTCTGTGGATTCATCACAATCAGCCATGAGAGCTGTTGTGCTTGCGTTGACTCTGGCCCTTGTGGGTATGTCGATTTAAACATATTCATAATTGTGTGTAACAAAACATTATATTACATGACTTCTTTGTAACTTTGTTACCTTTTTTGTTACTTTATTTAGCAAGTCATCAGATAAATCTTGGTAAGtgaagttagtttgtttattgtgatgattatattatttttatagaaaTTTACTATGAAATATCATTTTAGTTCCAGAATTTGCTGCCGGTAAGACCTATGTGTACAAGTATGAGGGTCTGCTCTTGGGCGGTCTGCCTCAAGAGGGTCTGGGCAAGGCTGGTATCAAAGTCAGCAGCAAGGTTCTCATCAGTGCTGTGGCTCAAAATACCTATCTCATGAAGGTAATGTAAGTTAGCATTGCGAATATACAACAGACTTGTACAGAACTGATGAAACCTAACTAGTTTAGATCTTATTTTGATTTTAGCTCTCGGACCCTCAACTCTTTGAGTACGCTGGCATCTGGCCCCAGGATTCTTTCATTCCTGCTGCTAAGCTCACCTCAGCACTGAAAGATCAGCTTGTGATTCCCATCAAATTCGAGTATGACCAAGGTGTGGTGGGTAAGGTATTTGCCCCTGCTGGAGTCTCTGCTACTGTCATGAATCTGCACAGAAGTATCCTCAACATCCTTCACCTCAACCTCAAAAAGATCCAAAATGTCTATGAGCTGCATGAGGTAAGGAAAATAGTATAGCTTATTGTTTAGATAAAATCTTTAGCAATTTAGATAGGATACTTTTTCCATCCATTTTTCTATCCAACAGGGTTTTAGCAGGGTCTTTTAAGACTACAGTCAAttttatacaccgaccaggcataacattatgaccatcttcctatATTGTGtatgtcccccttttgctgccccatacgcaacaaactgcggtgcactgtgtattctgacacctttctatcagaaccagcattaacttcttcagcagtttgagctacagtagctcgtctgttggatcggaccacacgggccagccttcgctccccacgtgcatcaataagccttggccgcccatgactctgtcgccggtttaccactgttccttccttggaccactttagatagtactgaccactgcagaccaggaacatcccacaagagctgcagttttaacacatcaactttgaggataaaatgttcacttgctgcctaatatatcccacccactaacaggtgccgtgatgaatcGATAAccggtgttattcacttcaccagtCAGTAGTCATGATGTTATCCCTGGTCGGTGTAAAAGCACTCGTCCAAGTCTAGCTGTGTAGCATTGTCTAATAttgttaatatatattttttttatttcattctctAATGCTGGACCTCATGGAGTTTGCAAGACTCACTACTTGATCAGTGAAGATATAAAGACTCATCAGATTGTTGTAAAAAAATCCAAAGACTTGACCCACTGCCACGAGAGAATCGTCAAGGATATTGGTTTAGCGTACACTGAGACCTGTGTTGAAGGCCATAATGTAAGATCAAATGTTATCCTCTTTGCACACACATTAGCGAAAGTGAAATGCATAACATaactattttttaaacattagagGCTTAAGAGTCTGACTGGAACAGCAATCTACTCTTACATCATGAAGCCCACTGATACCGGGGCTATGGTTTCTGAGGCTACTGTTGAAgaggttcatcagttctcacCTATGAATACATTTACTGGAGCAGCTCAAATGAAAGCCAAGTAAGATCTAACGGCTCTTACTTAATACGTTCATGTTTTTTATATCTCTGCTGCTAAAAAACCCCTGTGCTGCTTCCTGTATAttagaatatgttttattaccTCACTTATCAATTttctcagtaccatgtactgtcTAACACTACACTTTGCATTTAATTGTGCCTCTAGTCTCCTTTAATTGCttattagattagaaatgtcttttgtatttattgtactgttgttttactgttgtattgtcttgcactttttgttctatgttgcaccctggtcctggatgaacattgtttcatttcaatatgtacttgtacactgatcagccataacattaaaaccacctccttgtttctacactcactgtccatttaatcagctccacttaccatatagaagcacattgtagttctataattactgactgtagtccatctgtttctctacatactttttagcctgctttcaccctgtttttcaatggtcaggacccccacagacaatgacatggtggtggtgtgttagtgtgtgttgtgctggtatgagtggatcagacacagcagcgatgctggagtttttaaataccgtgtccactcactgtccactctatcagacactcctagttggtccaccttgtagatgtaaagtcagacacgatcgctcatctgttgatgctgtttgagttggtcatcttctagaccttcatcagtggtcacaggatgctgcccatggggcgctgttggctaaatatttttggttggtggactattctcagtccagcagtgacagtgaggtgtttaaaaactttatcagcgctgctgtgtcagatccactcataccagcacaacacacacactaacacaccaccaccatgtcagtgtcactgcagtgctgagaatgatccaccacctaaataatacctgctctgtagtggtcctgggagagtcctgaccattgaagaacagcatgaaagggggagaaacagatggactacagtcactaattgtagaacttcaaagtgcttctatatggtaagtggagctgacaaaatggacagtgagtgtagaaacaagaagatggttttaatgttatggctgatcagtgtacgtatataatgtatataggtGGACacagtagctcagtgggtagcctgTCACTGCACAACAAGAAGGGCCTGGATTCCCCTGTAGgagagtgtgtgtaagggtttgtgtgtgtaagtttgGCCTGTGACGGACTaatgacctgtccagggtgtttcctacctttcgcccagtgcaacatgcaaactctacacagaaaggacccagaccgctccacctgggaaacaaacccaggacgttcttgctgtgaggtgacagtgctacctatcgagccactgtgctgccttatagatagatagatagatagatagatagatagatagatagatagatagatagatagatagatagatagatagatagacagacagacagacagacagacagacagacagacagacagatagatagatagatgtaaaatatatttcctttttcatgttatattaaaaatttttttattactatttcttAGGTTAACAGTACATATGGACCATTCCAGAAATTCCATAAGGATCAGGTAATAATTCcttaaactaattttaatacatCTGTAGCTTTTCTGCAAGACAATTAATAATACATTGACATAAAATATTTGAACACCTGTTGTTCTTAACAcatatgtgtttatgtacttgGCACTACAGGGAATGTCAAAGGCCAGCAGTGCATCCAGCATTGAGACCATTCAGAGGaaggtaaaataaaatctgatgtTGTGTGGCCAGCCAAAAGAACCATACATTTATCTTACTATAAGAATTACTGTTGTTTGTTTACACTTGCAGGTCAGATTCCTTGGAGATGCAATTCCGCCTGCATTTGCTATTGTGTTGTTAGAGCTGACCGCAAACTGGGATGCCAAATTGCTGCTTACTTGGACAAGCCTACAAGGGTACAGGTTGTGTTTGCTTCCATCGCTGGAAATGAAAAATGGAAGATATGTGCAGATGGTGTACTGCCAAGCAAGCATACAGTTGCTGTAAGTTTTCTGTAAAATTGTTCTTTCTAGGctgttataattaataaatacatagaaaTAAAACAGTATTGTTTACACTAAACAAAAACGTATTTTTTAAGGCCAAGGTTGCTGTTGGTACAGCGTGCCAAGAATATTCTGCATCTGTGAAGGCTGAGGCTGGTCTCCAGGAGTCAAACCCTGCTGCTCGTTTTGAGCTAAAGTGGAACAGCCAGCCAAGACTAGCAACCATTCTCAATTCTTATGGCAAAAGGTACTTTCAAAACAGTACATACAATGTAGTGTGTGCAACTATTTTAaggattttaattaattttactttCTGTTTCTGATAGGGTATATGAGTACATCCCTACCATATTTCTGGAATTAACGTTGATAGAGCAGATAATACTGAAAACACAATTGACGCAACTATTGCATTGCCAACTCAAGCATCAATTAACATTATTGTGAGGTATCcaaaggtaagcagtattattttTGAAGTGTGGCATGAAGTAAGCCTGTAATATGTGCAattctattttaaaactgtttctATTCTTCATTCCATTCTAGGTTACACTGTCAAAGTCTGTATCTCTTCCTATTTCTCTACCCACTGATACAGATGGAAGCATTGAAGAATTTGGATATTCGTGCCATTATTGAGAAATGGCTAAATGATCATTGATAAGGACAGCTCAGTTAATAAcgtgtatataaaatgaaataaaaaaaagctcagTAAACTGTATCaatgtatgtacatttatttagttttatcttCATGctttaccattgctttatctTGGTAAGGGttatggtgggtctgattttccCGGAATCGCTTGGCGCAATGCAATAACACAATGCAATTGGACAGGATGCAAATCCATCTGAGGCCTCAGCCACCCTCCGCCCAGACACTGCCAATCATACTTGTGTGTAGATACCCCCTGGATTCCAGCAGTGGTTGCATACTgcagtgccacctgagtgccacctgtacatttatatacaccgatctggcataacattatgaccacctgcctaatattgtgttgatccccTTTTAGCTGCCCCATATgtaacaaactgcgatgcactgtgtattctgacacctttctatcagaaccagcattaacttgttCAGCAATTTaagttacagtagctcgtctgttggatcggaccacacgggccagccttctctccctacgtgcatcaacgagctttggccgcccatgaccctgtcgccggtttaccactgttcctttcttggaccacttttaatagatcagagttattcacttcacctttcagtggtcataatgttatgcctcgtcagtgtatttctttatttgttgttaATATTGGCCCAAAAAAGGATTACATTCATATAATAAACAGAATATTCATAAATTTATAAATAGAAaatagtatataaataaaatataataaataaataacaaattcaTTTACTAGTAATTACTGGCTGGCCAGACTACATTTGCTCCTCAGACTGACAAAAAGTGCCATCATTTCCATTAAAGACCAAAGTTACACACCCACCAGCTTTTTatcaaaaggaaaataaaaacttATTTGGGAATAAATACCATATTTTTACCCAAGAAGTTGTTTAAATGTAGTTGACACATCGTATAATTTTTTcataataaacacagaaagTAGCTCAGGGTAGCTGCTCACAAAGCACTAGAGATTCATGTTTTTCAGGTGGTCAAATACTGGCCTCAGACTAAATAGGGGATAATAATAGGCAGTTTTCATAGTACTGTAAACAAACATGGCTGCAGACTCCTAGAACAGTTACAAAAGGCATTCATGTAAACATTGGACACTTACAAAAAATTACACAGGCACAACATCAACATTTTTATCTGTTTGCTTTAATCtaagcatacactgatcagccataacattaaaaccacctccttgtttctacacttactgtccattttatcagctccacttaccatatagaagcactttgtagttctacaattactgactgtagtccatct contains these protein-coding regions:
- the LOC134331308 gene encoding vitellogenin-like — its product is MRAVVLALTLALVASHQINLVPEFAAGKTYVYKYEGLLLGGLPQEGLGKAGIKVSSKVLISAVAQNTYLMKLSDPQLFEYAGIWPQDSFIPAAKLTSALKDQLVIPIKFEYDQGVVGKVFAPAGVSATVMNLHRSILNILHLNLKKIQNVYELHEAGPHGVCKTHYLISEDIKTHQIVVKKSKDLTHCHERIVKDIGLAYTETCVEGHNRLKSLTGTAIYSYIMKPTDTGAMVSEATVEEVHQFSPMNTFTGAAQMKAK